The Medicago truncatula cultivar Jemalong A17 chromosome 7, MtrunA17r5.0-ANR, whole genome shotgun sequence genome includes the window ATTTTTCCAAAACACGTTATCCTTAACCGCCTTTTCCACAATGATCCCATCTTTACTCTTTGCAAGTTTACCGGACTTCCACTCTTTCAATGTGAACATAATAATAAGTGCTCTATAATTGTAATGCAAACACTCTAATGTCAAGTAAGATGCTGCAAAACGAGTCATTGCAGGTTAAATCAAATAGTGTCTACAGTAAATTTGTGCAATAAAAGAATATGATCTTCtgtaaatgaatattttatcgCTAGCAATCATATCTTGTGGAAAGAAATCTTCTCAAAATTTTCCAACATTAGGTCGATTCAATGAGCTGCACATGGTGTCCAATACAACTTCTCCCACTTTTGCATCAACAATTACCCATCAACTTTGTAATTTGCTGCATTGTCCATAAAAATTGGGACAAGTTCTTCAACAACCTTtacaacaatatcatcttaaaaacATTGTCGGCAGTTTTTGCTTATGTTAGACGCGTCAATAGATTTCTTAAAAATGGCTCGCTTGAGAGTATTCACCAAAAAGTTCAGTATAGTTCTTCAAGTATTGGTCCAACCGTCGGTCATTATGGTGTATTCTAATTTCTTCTTAACGACCCTATGATCTTACCGATCCTCATTGATTTTACCAACataataattcaaatatttcactCTAATATCATGATTTGGTGGTGGCTTAAATCCTTGACCATGTTTAACAACATATTTTACGGTATAACATTGTTGCAAGGCAgacttggtttttttatttttattttaaatctctTCTGATTCTTAAAGAACCCACATTTCAGTAGAGTTAAACAACAGTTTTTTCCCACTGCAAACTTGCGATTTCAACCACACCGCGCACCTCTAGTAATCCTATCTGTATTGCAGTACAGAACCATGGCTGTTGTTTATAGGTTTTTATGATACAATGAGGCGAACGCCACGCGATCTTGACTACTTTGAAAGTACCCAGACCttagtttttctaaaaatattactccctccgttccaaattgtatgatgttttggcCATTttacacgtattaagaaatgtaattaatattgtgtggggaagagaaattatgaattgttttacaaaattatcccttaataaatggtatggaaaagataaatgaaataattgaaagaagaggaagtaattaataattaatgatataataggaaaagtaacattaatatttcattggttttgtaaagcgacatataatttgggacaaattttttttccgcgacatacaatttgagacggagaAAGTAATATCTTAACACAGTGATAGTAACCGTgccaaaaaaattggaaatcaTCATTGCACATTATTGCATTTTCAACGTGAATTATATCCATTTAATAGAAAATTAATGTGAGGGTCACAAGTTTTATTGCTGCAAACtagaaaaaagaagtaaaaattgaaatattagtGGTTtaaggtttcctcggcagttaattgctGAAGTTTGtctggcagttaactgcagtcggTTTTCTATTTCCTCGACACTTAACTACTGAATGGTATTTGGATAATTTActtgtgtttctcagccaaacaacatgtgtATACAACAATTTTCTAGATCTTTTAGTATCctattataaatttgttaaccTCTACAAATTTGTTAACCTTTACAGTAATTTAAGCTTACTAATTTCGTTAATTTTTTGCAtgtttaaatgtattattataaattagattgaaatatgatataatatataacgaaattctttaaaaattcatgttaaatatCAAAAGAGAGATTAATCCCATTGGTATAATAGTTCGTCAGTCAATTTAACCTTAGATCACTttacttatttaaaaatattcacaTGCAATAAACTTTTAAACAGACTAACAAATCATATGAGACTTTTAGAAGATCATAtccaaatctaaaaaaataagcttTTGACAAGTCACAAACTAGATTAAACCTTACATTTTTTGACAAGTGAGGATTAGGCTTTGTAAAGCCTAACTTAGCCTAAGTGCCTAACCTCACCCCTAGTTGATAAGATTCCAACTTAATTATTCTTGATCCATAATTGGAGCTAACTTCGGCGTATTACATTGAGTTGCCGGCTACAACGTGGATCAAGACACACACCCAAACAAATACTGTTGGAGTTTGTGATTATttgtacataaaatattagtacTACCTTTGTATTGGCacgtctttattttttttattaaactggACTTCTTTGTTAATATATTGCATCATATGGATGAAACAAGAGATGAAAAAGAGTGAATAATTTCTTAATATACGGACGGTTGTTTCCATACAAAGCGAGTGACTTTTGCCTGCCTATTGGTTGCTATTAGTTAAGCTCATTTTCACGTTCTAACATACTGTTCCTTTCCTCTCATTTTCTCagatttctctctctcttttttataGATATCATGGCAAGTTCGAGCCCTGCCGAAGTCAACAGAAGGTATGCTTCGTGATCttaacaatttacttttgtgtaAGATTCTAAGTGTCacatttgaaatatttgtttgtttcataTTATTTGCTATTTTAGAATACCAATAAAATGTTAGTTACTTTtttcttgtatattttatttcaactcAAATAACTACTCCACTAAATATCAATAATGATACTTTAGCTAAtgaagttcatttttttttttttttgttaagtaactcaaattattataaatttatccTTTAAGGTGAATAGGTGGAGATTTGGAAGTTTGAACTCCGGCTGTTACATATcacaatatttttagttttcacCAGTCAATCTTCAAAAATTTCATTCTAATACcaaacttatataaaaaaaagcaggagaagtaaaaaaaatgcaggGTCATCTGTCTCCTTGGCTAGTCAAACACGGAATAGTTCATAGATCTTTGGGTTTTGATTACCAAGGAATAGAGACTTTACAAATAAAGCCTGAGGATTGGCATTCGATTGCTgttattttatatgtatatgGTTACAATTATCTACGTTCCCAATGTGCCTATGATGTAGCACCAGGAGGACTATTATCCATATTCATGGGGACgctaatgaaaataattttatcatagAAATTAATGCCCTTAAtcattttatcaataaataagcataactTTAATGACACTTAATATGAGACAGAGGGAGGAGTAACCATTTGGTATATATTATTGTCTAGAGTCATAGGAATGAAATTGTGTTTAGAAGTATGGATTTTGACATTATTCATTCGTTGGatatattgaaaatttgatACTGGAAATGGTTATACTTATTGCTAAATCAGATGccatgatttttaaaaaatttataccaTATGTACAATAGGTTTTTCTTCACTCTAAAAATAGGATAACGAAAAtcattaaaattcaaaagttGAATTACGGACTAAAATTTGATACAAAAGTAAAATTAGTCTGAGTTTGACGTCTTAACAGATTTAATATTTTTCCGTCACTAGTTCAATTTTTTCTagtaatatttgttttattgtttagTGTTTCctgattcttttttctttttgaagggtTCCAATGTTTAATGATTCTTGTattgttataaaaaatcaaataataataataagattttgCATTTAGATTAATCTAAAATAGACATCAACGCTCAATAACATGAATTGTGTATGAATTTAGGTCTAAAAACTCTTTTCTTCTATGCAGACTAGAAGGAAAAGTGGCGTTGATAACTGGTGGAGCTAGTGGAATTGGCAAACGCACTGCAGAAATTTTTGTCCAACAAGGAGCCAAAGTAGTGATCGCCGACATCCAAGATGAACTTGGACATTCGGTTGCTCAAACCATAGGATCATCAACATGTACATATGTACATTGTGATGTCACTGATGAGagccaaataaaaaatgtcgTGGACACAACCGTACAAACATATGGAAAACTCGACATTATGTTCAACAATGCTGGCATTGGTGGACCTAACAACTCTCGGATCATTGACAACGATAAAGCAGATTTTGAACGTGTATTAAGCGTCAACGTGACAGGTGTTTTCCTCGGCATCAAGCACGCAGCACAAGCCATGATCCCAGCTCGCACCGGTAGCATTATAAGTACTTCTAGCATAAGCTCTTATGTTGGTGGTGCTGCCTCACATGCTTATTGTAGTGCAAAGCATGCTGTGGTTGGTTTAACTAAAAATGCAGCAGTTGAACTTGGAAAATTTGGGATTAGAGTTAATTGTGTGTCTCCTTATGCTCTTGCAACTCCTTTAGCAACACAATTTGTTGGATGTAATGATGGTGAGCTTGAAACTACCATGAACATGTTGGCTAACCTTAAGGGTGTAACTTTGAAAACTGATGATGTGGCAAATGCAGTACTTTATTTTGCTAGTGACGATTCGAGGTATGTGAGTGGCCATAATTTGCTCATAGATGGAGGATTCAGCATTGTTAATCCATCCTTTCATATGTTTCAGTATTCAGATTCTTGATCTTGTTTAATACCatgaaacaataataattatgaaGTTAGAATAAGGGATCATATTGGCTTTGGTTGTAATATTGTACTGTTTCTACAAATGTATGTTTAGGATTCTTCTGTAACTTATGCTTGGGCTTGTACTTATGAGTCTTTGAGACCATCGAATTACTTTTCTATTCAAGGTGTTGGATCTCCTTGTCTTAATCCTCTTTGAGGCTGAAAAGGTTCAGTAGGTTCCCCATTAATAAGGATAGAAAAGTTTGATTGAACCAGATTAAATCGAATAACTCGTATATAAAACTCGGTCTCTATAAAAATGTGTGCGTGTATTAAACTGAGTTGGATCATATTGAACAATCACTCATCtcaaaaaataagaacaaaaaactCATAAAACCTTGTCAAAACTcatcaaaattaacaataaTATGTGCATTGTATACCCATTTGgagttggcctagtggttgacttgggatcttggagtttgctccttcagaggtctcaagttcgattccctctggtgccaatttcggtgggctaagtccatac containing:
- the LOC25499435 gene encoding secoisolariciresinol dehydrogenase — its product is MASSSPAEVNRRLEGKVALITGGASGIGKRTAEIFVQQGAKVVIADIQDELGHSVAQTIGSSTCTYVHCDVTDESQIKNVVDTTVQTYGKLDIMFNNAGIGGPNNSRIIDNDKADFERVLSVNVTGVFLGIKHAAQAMIPARTGSIISTSSISSYVGGAASHAYCSAKHAVVGLTKNAAVELGKFGIRVNCVSPYALATPLATQFVGCNDGELETTMNMLANLKGVTLKTDDVANAVLYFASDDSRYVSGHNLLIDGGFSIVNPSFHMFQYSDS